The DNA sequence CCACCTTCACCACCGAGGAGGTGCCGCGGATCTTCAGGTCCTTGATCACCGTGACCGTGTCGCCGTCGATGAGCACCGTGCCGAAGGCGTCGCGGACCACCAGCCCCGGCTCCGCCGCCGCCGCCGCCGCCGCCGCCGCCGGGGCGCCGGGCGCCCACTCGTGGGCGCACTCCGGGCAGACCAGCATGGCCCCGTCCTG is a window from the Anaeromyxobacter sp. genome containing:
- a CDS encoding alkylphosphonate utilization protein, producing MNDLPACPTCQSTLTYQDGAMLVCPECAHEWAPGAPAAAAAAAAAEPGLVVRDAFGTVLIDGDTVTVIKDLKIRGTSSVVKVGTKVRNIRLVEGDHDIDCKVDGVGAMGLKSEFVKKA